The Lactuca sativa cultivar Salinas chromosome 2, Lsat_Salinas_v11, whole genome shotgun sequence genome includes the window AGAACGATTTGAGTCACCCCTTACTGTAACTCGTGCAGAACGATTGTGCCTAGCCTCAACTACTAATACGTATGAGCAAATATCTGACGACGAGAATGAGAGAATTAGGTAGGAAGACGAAGAAGTGGAAGATTTTGAAATCGAAGATGATGAAAACGAGTTGTATTATTCAGAAGAAGaatttgaagatgaagatgatgaggaCGGATGTTAGGAGAATTGTCTTTTTTTGATGATAAGAGCATTGTATTTGTTGATGTTAAGAGCATTGTCTTCTTTTTTAAAACCTTAAAATTAAATGttgtttttttaatgattttggtTTGGACATATtgttattttaaacatttcttttGTCATAACTtattaatcatatattatataACTGACCATTCTTGTTCTATTAAATGCAGCATGTCGGGTAATAGACGCAAGGATAAAGGACACAGTAACAACTCTTTTTCTGGTAGTGCGAGGCATAGGGTGGGGAGGGCATCCCCTAATTCTACCGAAGAGCCACGTATGGCTGATCCTTTAGCAGACTTGGCCGGGATTCTTCGCCGTCGGGCTCGAGAGACGGGTCAGATGCCCCAGGTCCCACATACGGATTATAGGCCTCAGCTCCCACCACAGACGGATTACAGACCTCAGTCCCCACAAATGTTTTTGAGGACAGGTGGTAATGATGGGTTTGAGGACTATTGTTTTGAGGGTGCAGATGCAGAGGCAACTTTTCGGTCACCACATACCCCACACACACCGATGGCACCGAACACGCCATTGACGCCGCATGGCTCCGCCTCTAGAGGCATTTCAGGAGGTCACGACTCGAATGCGAGTGATTTTCACGCCTCATCGTTGCCCCTCATCAGACGACATGGGGAAAAGTTAGTGTTTTCATCATTTAAAGCTTAATTTCTTGGTGTTATAATTATACTTATATAGTTTTTTCAATATTGTAGGTTTGGGGATCAAAAAATCCACAGCGCGTGTATTCATCTCTTTTGGGAGAATTTAGATCATCCGTGGGCCTAGTTCAGTGATATTCCAAATGAGGCTCTTCTACAGATGTTTTCGCGTTTCGGGGTAATATATTAAATACTTGTTATTATATCTTATACtcatttatttttagtttgtATTTTTAAATTTACTTGTTATCTTTTACAGACAATGTATAGGTGGTATTCACAAGAGAATGAGAACATATTTGATGCATTCAAGTGTGTCCTCAAGGATAGATACAGAGATAGGATGAAAGGTATCAGGAAACAATCTGCCGACATGGCACGAAATGATGGGAAATCCCTCCCCCCAAAGTTTTGTAGCTACTATGATGGGATGCATAACTACCGCCCCGAACGCGTACCGGAGACTGTGTGGCAACGTTTGTGTGATGTAACGGATATGatacattattatttttttgttaagttttttatttcttattatattattgtattatatatatatatatatatatatatatatatatatatatatatatatatatatatatatatatattcttttcacAGCATTGGTCCACAGAGAAGTGGCAAAAGAATTCAAAAATCGCTCAGCAGAACCGCAACACCGCAGATTCTAGTGGGTCAACAGCAAGACACACTGCGGGTAGTATAGGATTTGACCAGCACCGTAGGAAATTAGTAAGTATCACaataataaattttattattcttattttgttATAACACTAACTACATTAATTGTACGTTGACTTTTATGTAGGAAAAATTGATGGGTAAACCACCCACACAATATGATGTTTTCGTGCAGACGCATGGCACCGCCGAGTcaaagaaaaaatattttgagGGAAATCATGAAAATATTGAATATTGCTCGCAGACGGCCAAAGAAGCACTAGTAACTTATCTTTATCATTTATGTATATTGATTGTCTCATTTTTGTATATGACAATCATGTTTTTTGTAATTTGTAGGAGGGGTATCTGCATGGGTTGGTCAACAAATTTGGTGAAGATCCTTCAAATCGTAAGGATGATGTAGATGTATGGGAGGAAAGCCAACTTAGaagaaaaggaaagaagaagGGTGCTATCTATGGGATAGGAGCATCAGATATACATTTTTTGGTTTTAGGGACTCCATCTTCCCAATCCACCCAGTCCACCCAGTCGGATAGCACACAACAAGAGGTATGttgataatactaattaaattgatAATAAACAAAAATATGTTGCTAATATGGTTAAAAGCTAGGTAGTTTGGTGAGAatattgattaaattgataataaacaaaagtatgttgctattatggttAAAGGTTATGTAGTTTGTTGATAatattgattaaattgataaaaataaatatatgttgctattatggttTAAAAGTTAAGTGTATtgctataattataaattaaaatacaTTCTtacaataaactaaaataaattgCTATTATTGTTTAAGTATTGAATTGTGTCACCATTTTTTAGGTTGATAGGTTGCGTGCACAAGTTTCTGTCatggaacaacaacaacaaatgaaAGAACAAATGGAGATGGTTATGAGGATGATAAATATGTCTGGAAATCAACCCCATGGTCCCCCCGATAATCCACCCGAGGACAATTGATAAGTATTTTGGAACAATTGATAACTATTTTGGAACAATTGAATTTGTAAACACTTGTATTGTTTGCTTGTTTTGTTATGCCTAATTTGTATGGTACTTGAGACATTTGTATGGTATTTAAGACAATGGAATTGAATGTGTCAAAGTTGGTATTAGGGACATTTTTTGGTGTATTTTGGACAAATTGAATTGATATGGTATTTGacaaaaaatggaaatttttaaatttttaaaatttattttttttgataaaatgaaattaGCTACGGACTAGCTACGGAAATCCGTCGCTAAATAGGTCCGTAGGTATTCCGTAGGAAGAAAGTCAATTTTAGTCAAAATTGAGTTCTGTCGTTAATCCGTAGGAAATCCGTAGCTAAACAGTTCCGTAGCTATTCTGTAGGAAAACACTTGCGTAGGTAATCCGTAGCCatgctattccgtagctattccgtaggaaCATACACCCGTTGGCAATCCGTAGGTATTCCGTAGCAATTACCggccgtagctattccgtaggaaCATACACCCGTTGGCAATCCGTAGGTATTCCGTAGCAATTACCGGCCGTAGCTATTCTGTAGGTATTATACCTACGGAAATATCCGTAGGTATTCAGTAGCTAGTCCGTAGCAATTCCGTAGGTAAAAATTTCCCACGGGCATTTATGCTACAGGACATTTTCCGTAGCAAATCCGTAGGTATCGCCTTATACCTACCGAATAGCTACGGATTGTGCCGTAGCTATTACCctagttttctagtagtgttaccAAGTTAATTTGGACAAAAAATGAAAACTAATTTGTTGATATTAGCTTGGTGCTTTTCAAACTGTAAAAATCACAAAACTAGTCTAATAATAACAAAAAGAGATCATAGGTTACTACTAAATATTAAAGTGAATGAACATTACAGATACTTGAGCGCTTGAACAAACTGAGGCGTTGGAACTTAACTAGTACTGAGAGCCTGAGCAAGACGAAAGCTCTTTAAACCACAAATTGAAGAAAAGATAAAATGTGTAGCACATTCTTTAACAAAATGCTCCACTGACAGTCGCTTTGTTCTTTGGGTCGCCCCCAGCTGTCTGCCATCTTTACTTTTCAATTATTCCAGCATCAACACTTTTTAGTATTTACTCTTTTTACCCTGCAAATAAAACAATTTCACCAATTCAATATAGAAAgtaaatatttttctatttttgtttttatgcatctttttaattatataaactaataatatattaaataataaatatattaaatttcTTTCTTGACATTTACCATAATCTAACGAGCAGAAGGATGGATAAACGCAAAAGATAAAATAGTATTTCAATTTTTATCGAATACTTACTAACATTGGATCACAAGATAACCGATGTTGAAAGAGTCTATTAaacttattcattttatttttgtattattataataatcttaaaagtttttcaaaagtttaatcACAAAAAAGACATGTCGTTACTAAAACTCAACTCTATTTTATTTCTCAAAAAACTgttacatttttattttttcgATTTAGCCTTTACCTTTTCTTTTTGTCGATTTACCCCGTACATTTTTTCAGATAAAACttcaactttatatttttattatctaAAAAAACTCTTACATCTTTATTATCTTGGAATATTCCTTGCATTCGGTTCCATAATTCCATTGCAGATTCTTTCAGCTTGATGGTGGGTTGGAGTAAAGCAATAGAGGTGGTCATGTAAATCCATTGGTGGAAGATTGCTCAACAACATTGTAAGTTCATATAATCACACAAGACGTGCAACAATCATCAGTTTAATTAAGAGTTATCTTTATTGACTTTTTTATGTTGGTCATAGTGAAAGAATGGTAAAAGTTGTTCCCATTGTTTTTTTATTACCAACTTAATCATCTCACTTAACTATATGATGTAGTTGAAGCATGTGCAATCTAAATTTGATATGTTAGAAGATCACAAGCCGCAACGATATAGGCGAGTTAAGCGgactattattatttattaaaatttcctTTTTCTCAagtattatttgtattttttttttcatcaatATAATGGTGCTTAGATCTATTTGGAAGAAAGGGTCCAAGGATAGATAGTTTAAATTCTAAAATTAAAGAGCTTGATATGCAATTGTCCATAGAGAAAGAGGAATGCGGAAGGTATTTCATGGATCTTAGCCCATAATTTTTTTTACTAGAATCTTTTCGGCcacttattttttatttctttttacaaattttagtttttatttcagAATTTTCTCCAAAATTAGGGAGTTTGTGAAGGCATATCATTGCCACTTATGGATACAAGATGAGCAGAAGAGGCATAGATCTATTTCcattttcttatatttttttttcccATCTACTGTTCTAATAATTGTTACAATATTTAGGTCATAATCTAGTCTTGAAAGACCTGGATCAGATTGGCTTTGATGCTAGAGCTGTTGCTATTGAAGAAAATATTAGCATCAATATATTTATTAAATGATGAAGAGACTTTAGGAAATTTCTTAATAAGCCGCAAATATGATAACAAGGGTTCCCCAAGAAAGAAGGAGATGTTTAGCAATCATTTAGTAGGCACATTGAAGGACCAATATAAGGATTCCCCTAGCAAGAAAAGGATAATGGTTTATGTTGAAAAATCAAAATAaggtatattttatataaaaagaaCATTTAAGGTTTATTAAATTCTCTTCTATTTGAGACAGTCTAATAAACTTATATTCTTTTGGTGCAATAGGAGAATGGGTTGGTAGTAGAAATATGAGATTTGAAGCTAAAAGGCCTATATCTatttgaaatagtttaataaaGTGATACTCTTTCGAGCTTCCTCTTATTATTGGATATATTTAGCACCTGTTAGTTGTTCTTAGATAATGATAACAAACTAATGGTTGATGTTACAAGACCAATATTATGAATTGGTAACTATTCTAAAAGTCACCGATTTTCATCCTCATGTAAAAAATCATGATTATGTTTTGATGTAAGAATTTtgaattattattaataaaaaaaattattacatTGTATTGTATAGTTTCATTGTTTGGTGCATTTGTAATAATAATAGGTGGGTAGTTCCTGTGACCATTAGATGAAAAATAGTtgctatttaaaaataaataaaaaaaaaagtaaaacaaacaaataaacaaacaaacttTAGTGTATAGAAATAATTTTTAGGCACACTTATTGAACAAAATGTTTTATTACAACTACACTTTTTAGCAAaaattagaataaaaataaattaatgtggtCATTGGATAAACGATAGTCACTATCAAAAAACATGTGTGTCTAGAAAGACTTTATAGACACACAATTCGATAAAATGTTTAATTACAATAGCACTTTTgccacatttttttttaaatcgatttgattaaaaactcaataAAAAACAATTTATGTGGCTAAATAATAACTATGACACACTAACAATAAATTCATGTGGCTGTTGGATGAACAATAGTCACGAGATAAAAATGATTGTGTGTCTACAAATCATTTATGAACACACTTATTTGACATAATGTTTGATTACAACGATACTTTTTCCacgtttttttttaaatcgatCTGACTAAAAACTCAATAAACAATATTTTTATgactaaataaaagaaaatggcaCATTGAATATAATTTCATGTGGTCGTTACATGAACAATAATcactataaaaaaaacaaatatttctAGAAAAGTTTATAGTCACACTTAATGGATGGAATCCTTGATTACGACAAGAAATGGTGGTACCCTTTAGCCACTCTTTTCCAGTAACTACGACCACTATATTTCAATGTGTTTGTATGATACCTAAGATGACACGGCCTTTCATCTCACTTCACTACTAGAAACTTGAGTTTCAGCTACGGATTCAGAGAGGGATTAAATCTGTAGCAAAATTTAGGCTTATAGAGAGGGAATTACGAGAGATCTGCGATGGttaaaaaaattttatttatttattcaacaTTTAGCATATTAGAGAGTGTTTAGCGAGGTATCAACTACAGATCTCACAAGTATTTATCGACGGACTCTTATCCCTCGGTAATCGGTGGAAAACGAAGGCATTTGGCGAGGGTTCAACGAGGGAAAAAAaagatcgagtttttggccatctAGTACGTGTTTAGCGAGAGAATACCGACAGACCATATGCACGCTATGTTTTTAACATTGACGATCTCTCGCTGAAATTGATGCTCCAATTCCAAACTTCGTGTAAGTTTTCTTCCATCCCAAATCAGATTTGTCACTCCAATTGAACACGCTCTCACCCAAATCTGAAATTGACGACACTCTCGAGCTGCAGCTTGCTTAACCCAATCTCACCCTCTCTGTTCAAACAGATGACGACAAGAACGGACCATTGCAGCTTCCGATTTCGACAGCCTCCACAATTTTAAAATCTGAAATTATTCTTCTTTAACTTCCGATTCAGGTAAATCTCTTGATTTTATTTGCTTTAGTCATATATTAGGTTAGGTTTGATTTAGTTGCACAATATATTACGTTAGGGTTTAATTTCTccattttctttcctttttcaATCGTCATTCCTCCACACAATACAATGCCCCTGATATGCAAAGTTGTTAAAGCTGGAAAATCCCAAGGTGTTTTGGGCGTAATATTGCAAGCTCGAATCACAATGCTAGTTAGTGTGAAATGTTTGAGTGAATAAGAGGTAAATAGGAAAGGAGGCAGAAGAGGAACATGGACATTATGAGCATAGGCAGGGGCATTATTACTCTGATAGCCATTGGAGTCTTTCAAGTTCTGTTCCTCTCTGAATATACAACATATGGAATTCAATGAAATTAATGCACTTTGGTATGACCATAAAAAGCCTTCTGCTCTTACACTAGAGATATACACagacacacaagcacacacacacacattaactCTCCATTCATTGCCAATTTAAGGGCATTCATGTATACATAAAATCGACTATAAGGGTTCTCTAACAGGTTGCAGAGATTGAACAAGCTGAATAGAGGAGAAAGGTAGACaatagacataagaaaatgttacAAAATGTTACAGATACTACTTGTTAAGTTGTTTATGATTATGAGTGGAGCTTACATCTTCAATCGGAGTGCAGGCTTATCATTTGGTTGTTGTGCAACTTTTGTGGATAAAAGCTTTGCCATCTCTAACCCATTTGTGACAAACTCCAACATTTCTCTCATTAAACAAatactaaaatacccttttaaCCCTACAATTACACAAGAAAAGTTTCAATTCCAATTCCTTCAATACCAACTCTTTAGACAAATTCCATTCCTTCCAAAAAAATATTAACTCTCTTACCATACCAATGCTGCAATCAACCTTCTTGTCCTTAACTCTCTTAGCCTTGTTCTTCCTTCTTTTCGGCTTCTCTTCGGCTTCAGTGTCATGTCATTCAAAGAGAGCTCCTCGGCATTATCCTCTTCAACAAACCTGTGCAAAAACTTGGGTCATTAATCACTCATATATACGATAATGTAAATTTCCATTATTTGGTTAATTAACCTTTTTTGATAGCTCATATTTTCTGTGTGTAAGCATGTTTCATTTCTGTAATTTGATAACTCATATTTTCTGTAAAACTTCATTTCCTTTCTGTATCTGTAATATAATAATTACTTTTTTTAACATCTCCCTAATTGCCCTGATTCTGTGGGACCAGTGAGCTTCTGAAAGGAGAATCAGAGGGACTTTTGAAACTTCCTACAGACATCGCATTGTTGGATGATCCTGCATTCCGCCCTTATGTTGAGCTCTATGCAAAGGTATATTgtgaacttattattattataaaataataaccAAATGTGATGCCAAGTAAACTTTGATCTTTTATTCACCGGGTAGAAATTAGAGAGGTTCCTTCCACTGGAGACCTAAAAGTGCACACTAAACGTGCACTTTTAAAACAAAGCCATTCCCATTGCTTTAattaagtagagttttaatataAAATGTTACGTTTTAATAGAATTTAGTTTTAAGCCATGTCATGGTTGTTTATAGGTTTGAATGAAAGGGTGATCCAAAGTTCCATCAGTGAAAAACAAGTGAAAAACAAGCTGAACAGCAGGTAATCTAACTCTTGTCCTTAGTTACTTTTTATGAAATCTATTATCATAGAAAACAACTATATTTTACATAATAGGGAATCATGTAAATTATAAATCAACATTATTAATTTATAATAGTTGCAAATTGTTTAGCTATATATGAgccttttggtaaaaaaaaaatataaccaTTTTTTGTATTGTTTAATAAACACCTGATATGATGTGTAGGTTGTAGATTTTGTCAAGAAACATATGTGCACATATACTCCTCTACTTGTAGGAAATTCAATTTATGTCGATTTTCTTTTCATTACCATGTCTCTTTTCATGTTCATTTTGTTTGCCCTGGTTTGCTTTTCTCTTTTCTGACCATTTTACCGCTGGTTTGCCTTTGTTTTATTAAAGAATCTTGAAGTGATATATGCTATGTTTTGTTTGCCACTGGTTTCATATTGTTTTGGATTTATATGGTAAAATGACGAATTTG containing:
- the LOC111881015 gene encoding uncharacterized protein LOC111881015 isoform X2, producing the protein MFSRFGTMYRWYSQENENIFDAFKCVLKDRYRDRMKGIRKQSADMARNDGKSLPPKFCSYYDGMHNYRPERVPETVWQRLCDHWSTEKWQKNSKIAQQNRNTADSSGSTARHTAGSIGFDQHRRKLEKLMGKPPTQYDVFVQTHGTAESKKKYFEGNHENIEYCSQTAKEALEGYLHGLVNKFGEDPSNRKDDVDVWEESQLRRKGKKKGAIYGIGASDIHFLVLGTPSSQSTQSTQSDSTQQEVDRLRAQVSVMEQQQQMKEQMEMVMRMINMSGNQPHGPPDNPPEDN